The Drosophila simulans strain w501 chromosome 3R, Prin_Dsim_3.1, whole genome shotgun sequence genome contains the following window.
TAATATTCTGGTTACTTACCAATGTTTCCCATTCCGATCTTCAGGTACAAATGGTCTGCGAAGACGCGGCCGACAGACATACACCCGCTACCAGACGCtcgagctggagaaggagtTCCACACGAATCACTATCTGACCCGCAGACGGAGAATCGAGATGGCGCACGCGCTGTGCCTGACGGAGCGGCAGATCAAGATCTGGTTCCAGAACCGGCGGATGAAGCTGAAGAAGGAGATCCAGGCGATCAAGGAGCTGAACGAGCAGGAGAAGCAGGCGCAGGCCCAgaaggcggcggcggcagcggctgcggcggcggcggtccAAGGAGGACACTTAGATCAGTAGATCCTTAGATCCGTAGATCCTTAGATCCGTAGGGTGTATGTGGGATTGGGCGTACTGACGCGGAGACAGATACAAAGCAACTATATTGTAACAAAAGAACTATTTACttaaatgaataatatttaaatattttgatggtACTTGTGCGAATACGAAACTTAACCTAAATCGAACCTAATGGAATTATTTCAAGCGTTTGAGCAGCAACCGAAAATACGtaaatgaaacaaaactacaaactaattaactaggctaagtaaataaaaagtagTGGAAAGAGCGCAGATTATAAACCTACTTAGAATTAAatgagcaaaacaaacaattttaatttagttccAAACGAAATAATTCAAGAGGATTCGCTCGAAATGGAAACCTCTGCCCTGCCCCTTTGTTGCTTACTGctatgtttaaattaatttcgcgaaaaatactcaaaaattgaaacacaaagagaagaaaaaatgAATGTATACCATTATAATGTTGAATGCGAGCAAAATTCTGTTGATATGAATTTTTGGTAAAAACATGTTCTAAACCAATTTAAGATACGTAACGAAggatacaaaaacaaaatgaaaactattaaactttaacttaaatataaatagaatttGTTAGCCAAGTAAACATATTACGACACGAAGAACAAACGTTTTCGGGAGTATCGAATATTTGAATGTGTATAGTTTgtgcttattaaataaaataatgcaattttaGTTAACTCTGTTTATTTGTAAACGAATTTGTTTAGTTCTCGCCCAAACGACTAGAGTGAAGCTGTTTCTTTAAGTAATGTGTAGTGTGTTtaccttttaaattaaattaatgcctaattttattattattatgtttagtTTAATGACAAGCGTTTATGAGATTATCCGACAGAAGCGGCGAGATGAGGAGTGCGACAAACCGTTTGCCCCGGCAaacgcaaataaattattggtTTTGAAAAAATCtaaagaatacaaaaaaacaatgagAAATCGAATCCGATTGTtgtgttattattttagttcTGCCATTGCGATTTTCCGTTCTCCCAGTGTAATTAGAGCCTGAGTTGTTTGAGAAAGAGTTCGCGGGCTGCCCGCTTGCATGCGAAATTGCTTTTGATCTCGTTTCGATCCGTTAATTGATCGTGAGTTGTACGCTCTATAGAGATACCCATACCGATTAGCTATAACGATACCATACCGATACCGATACCATATATATAGTTTAGTGGATCCAACGAGCTGTGCTCGACTCAAGCCACAAGGCGCTCCGTGTGTGTGTCCCGAAAATTGATCCTTCAGTTGAGTTTCCATGGTGGTCCCAGTTGGGGCCGTTCGAAACGAGGTCCTGCAGAAGATGTATACGTACTACCGCCTAAGATTCGATTAtagatatattatatttataaatctatatatatatttatgtacttaTGTGGGGATCGAGTCGAAATGGACAAACAATAAGAGAGTAATTCTGCGGCACGGAACGGAGGCAGATGCAAATACGTAAATAAGAATAAGTTAAATGTTATAGATTTTAAACGCATATGCGTGGATCGAATGGGGTGTCCCCGCCACCGCAAACCAAGAATAGACGctaaaatacaatacataaatatttaaacgtgGATTATCGTAGCAACAGATATACGTAAAAGGAAGACGATTCGGTGGGGTCTTGCATACAGTACTGCATCCTACCACTTACCTACTACTTACTTACCAGTGCATTCGTagtaaatagttaaataatcGCTACTTACTTGTACATTTGCTAGTGGCTTTTACTTTAAACTCTCTGACCCTCGGCCGAGCAGGCCTATCCATAAGAGACTACTACTTTTCCTATATACCTACTTCATCCGATCAGATCAGACCTACAGATACTTTGCGGTTCTACTACATTTTCTACTTGTAATTTCCCCTCCCCGCGATCGACGATTGGACCCGCAGGCTCCGTTCATACTTAATCGATGTAACTCTAATTTAATGCCATTCTATGTTAGCTCCGTAAGTTGtaaattatcaatataaaCTACACGTAAAAagaacaaacacaaaacaaacagcaaccAGTGAGAATgtggaaaatgaaacaaataaattaaacaaaacgatttaaataatttaaaagctgTCTTTGGATTGTTAATGTGAAATAGTTGGTTTAGGAATTGTAGGTAATTCAAAAGGGTGGTACTCCTAAAATCGCAGACCCacattttaaattcttaataaCAATATTCTTCATTTGGCGCTAAACTTCTTTGGCTTAAGAAGTATCTTgcccataaaaattaatattttttcttgccGTGCTATCCAAGAATAAAATTTTTAGTGGAAATTGAAACCatacaaatgtaaaattatattttacacCAGTGTAATGTAGACTTCGTAGTTTCTACATCGGACGCTACGCGTAGAACGGATGGAAATGAATACAATCTGAAAGAGACGTTGGATTACGTGGAAGCTAATCATTATTTCGAAGATCTGGCAGCACTAGCATCAAAAACTgtaatttgcgaaaaatttcTTTTAGAGTTCTTTTagaatttaaaacaacttacacattttttttattgtgtaTTTATAAGAGggtcatttttatttaaccgTTTCtattaattgatttaacttttacgaatttaattttatgtatgtTTTCTACATTTAGAAAACTACttctttaaaaatacaagaaattgattttcctaGTTAGTTTCCTTAAAATCTTTCAAAAGAATTAGGCGAAACCCCTATTTCTAGCACGGACTCAAACCAGTGCAGCAAAAAGTCTCCATAATGAATTGGCTAAAAGTTTGATAacagagagaatgctatagtcgacttccccgactatcagatacccgttactcagctagtggaaatgcAAACACGAAATTTCATATATCATTTTTCTgcgatatcgatagatattggtgaataaaatgagatATAAATACTACACTTACTCGACTTCTATTATGAACTGAAGCTCTTAGCACTCTAATCGATACTGATGAGGTGCTCTTAAAACGTGTTTTCTGATTGGTATAAGATTCGGCTTGAACACTTTGGAGCTCAGTTCGCTTTGTAAGCTCGGTCGGACTCGTTCTTAGCTCGGCGACAAGTGCTTTCCAGACGACTTTAATCAGCACGCACTTGTTTTAGGCATACCTATGTGATTGCCTTGTGCACCTGGATCGAGTGCATAATAGTGCATCAGAAATAAGGATTATGCAACTAATATCGTTTTTATCAAATCCATTGTTCCTCTGCGCGTTTTTATTGAGATTCAGAACAAGTGAGTAAAGTTCAAATGATAATACAAATGGAacgaaaataaacattttctgtacatatgtaaatgcgTTGTTCTCACAGAGAGATTCTCAGAACTCGATTTGAGCCGGTTCATCTTGAAATCGCGATCTGTTTATCTCTGTTGATTTTTAGTTTGTTCAGTACACTCCAGGGAACTGACTAAGTGTGAAGGGTAAAAGATTGTGTacggaaataaataataaaaaacgcGGTAATTTAGTTAAGCTGCCGGCAGTTTTTACAGGCATATTAATCCACTCAAATGCTAGGAAAAATGTCTATACAGCAATACACAATCGCATTATTTAAAtggtgaaaataaaataaagaaaattaaaacgaaGCCGATTTGCATAAGTTGTAAAAGTGGGGATCTTGGAATTATGAAAGTTACTCATTTATACTTAACGTaagttttcattaaatttaaaatgtagtttATATAAAAGTAAAGTATATACGAGTAACACCTCTCTTACTGTGATAAAAGTGCTCTAAATTAATGAAACTTGATTCCAATATATGTGGTTACGCAGTCAGAACAATTAAGTAAAGGAACACACCATTatccttaaaatatattaatcgAATGGATCCTTTTTGAAGTATTTGCGGCATGTGACAGCTCGCAGTTTGAGTGCGACAACGGCAGCTGCATTTCGCAGTACGATGTCTGCAATGGCGAGAAGAACTGCCCGGATGGATCCGATGAGACGGCGTTGACCTGTGTCTCCCAGCGGCAGCACTGCACCAAGCCCTATTTCCAGTGCACCTATGGAGCATGTGTGATCGGGACAGCTGGGTGCAATGGAGTCAATGAGTGCGCAGATGGTTCCGATGAGACCAGGTTGAGATGCGGCAACGAGGACGATATACGGCAGCACAATCGACGGCTTCAAGGCAATTGCCTGTGAGTACTGAAATGTAGATAACAGGATGAGGACTAGGAATGGATACATTAATTGCTTCTCTTCCCATTTAGGGAAAATGAGTTCAAATGCCCATCCGGAAATTGCCTGGACAAGAGCAACTTTCTGTGCGACGGCAAGGACGACTGTGAGGATGGAACGGGCTTTGATGAGTCGGTGGAGCTGTGCGGCCACATGGAGTGTCCAGCGTACTCCTTTAAGTGCGGAACAGGTGGGTGCATCTCGGGGTCATTGTCATGCAATGGGGAGAACGACTGCTACGACGGATCCGATGAGGCACCACTGCTATGCAACACCACCAAAAAGGTGACCACACCCGTTGTGAATGAGACTCCGCTGGAGCTGCTCGGATGCCCCTTGCCACTTGGCGACGAAAGGCCCATCCTGACGGGTGACGGCAGCCGCGTCCTCACTGGACCCATTACACGGGGAACAGTGCGCTTTTCCTGCAAGCAGGGATATGTGCTGGAGGGAGAGGAGAGCAGCTACTGCGCCAAGAAAAAGTGGAGTACTTCCACAATCCCGAAATGCGTGAGTGAGTGACTGTGTTTTGGCCGTTCCCTGGTAGTAATTTCTCACATGTACTCCTTGCTTTTCCGTAGAATACTGCAGCACTGCCGGAGAATTCGATGGCTACTCCACGAAGGCCTTGTGCACCCACAATGGACAGCAAGTGGACTGCCGCAAACCATTCCATCCGCCCGGCACCGAAGTGAAGTTTGTCTGCTCCACCGGATTCAAGACCCTGAGTCCACTGCCAGAAATGCGGTGCATGAAGGGAGGATACTGGAACCGCGGACGCCAGCGATGCGAGCAGGACTGCGGCCAGCTAGCCACGCCCATAAAAAGCTTCTCGTCCGGCGGTTATACGATCAACAACACGGTTGTGCCCTGGCATGTGGGACTGTAAGTCTGCTAACTATCCATCCCGATGATTTCATTGATATTCCCTGTGCAGATATGTGTGGCACAACGAGAAGGACTACCACTTTCAGTGCGGAGGATCGCTACTCACCCCGGACCTAGTCATAACCGCCGCACATTGCGTGTACGACGAGGGTACTCGACTGCCCTACAGCTACGACACCTTCCGGGTAATTGCGGCCAAGTTCTACCGCAATTACGGAGAAACTTCTCCGGATGAAAAGCGACGGGATGTGAGGCTCATAGAAATAGCACCGTAAGTAAAAGGAAACTGGCTCCTTCACGTTTCTTAGCACTGGTTTATTACTCGCAGTGGCTACAAAGGAAGGACGGAAAACTATTACCAGGATCTGGCCCTTCTGACCCTCGACGAGCCCTTCGAGCTGAGCCACGTAATCCGGCCCATTTGCGTTACCTTCGCCAGCTTTGCAGAGAAGGAGAGCGTCACGGATGAGGTGCAGGGCAAGTTTGCTGGCTGGAACATCGAGAACAAGCACGAACTCCAGTTTGTACCGGCCGTATCCAAGTCGAATTCCGTGTGCCGTCAGAATCTGCGGGACATCCAGGCGGACAAGTTCTGCATCTTCACGCAGGGCAAGTCGCTCGCCTGCCAGGGTGACAGTGGCGGTGGGTTCACCTCCGAGCTGTCGACCAACGCCTTCTCCACCTGGAACAACCCCCGTCACTTCCTCTTCGGGGTGATCAGCAATGCACCCAATGCAGATCAATGTGCCCACAGCCTGACCGTGATGACCAACATCCAGCACTTCGAGGATATGATCCTGAATGCGATGAACAGGAGCGTGGAAACCAGGTCCTGAGTCCGGGCACTTATTGTGATTAGAATAGATTTATTTGAAGAGATTTTATTTAAGTCGGTCAACCTATTTTCAATCGAAACATTGCAAAGGGTGAATCTCAAAGGGCAATTGTGTATTAGGTTATTCCAAGTCTGTTCTTTGTAAAGGACAATTACCAATTGCTACACTAATCTATTTACCCTGTAATCCTCAACATCATGCTTATTGATACCACATTAGTTTTGAAATATACGCAGTGTTTTTAAGTGaatttagatttagattttgaaaagttactatttcaaattttgagCGGCTGACAAAAATCGAACttaatttctatcgataaGTCGGAAACTCAGGCCCTCCACTGCAATCGTATTTAATCAATTATTATGACTAATCAGCTGATAATGAGTCAAGCGAGCTGCAATTTCACTTGGTTGGCCAATTGAATGATGTAAACATGTCTGAATATTACTGCGGCTACAACCCGCCGCCGCCGAACTTCAAAACCTTTTTTCCGGAAAAATACAAAGACCGACTCCAGCGCCTTCCCAATTTTGGAAAATTGCGATCATCGTGGGAGATCCACAGGCGACCGACCGTCGTAGTTCTTCATGTGTTTGCGGATGATATCGGAGCGCTGGAGAAATGGATAGATATGGTATACCGACTAGCTGCCCCTGGGCTTCTTGGCGGCGAGATGGACTTCTTCGTGGACGATGTGTGGCAGTCGTTCATCTTCAATGAGGATGACTTCAGCTTCTCTCGGAGTGACGAAGGATGTACAGTGGACTCATTTCCCCTGATATACGCCGCAAATTCGACTGGAAAGGTATTCTTCTTTGGGGATTTTACTGGGCCTAAACTGCCCGACCTGGAGAGTCTCAGGGATTTCTGCGATCAGGTGATTAAGGGGATAGCCGAGGAGCCCACTGCTAGAGATCCCACGGTTGAGAATTTAAGCCTTGATAGCTGGAACGAACTTATGTACGCCTGTGATAATGATATAGCGCTTTGCTTCTACAACTCCTTGCAAAATGGCGCGGAAGTCAATAGGAGTCTAATGGCAAATCTGGATTGGCTGGCCGATAAACTGAAACAGGAGTCAGTGCTTCTGTACAAGATGGATATAAATGGAGCTAGTATCCCAAAGAAGTTCCTCGTAGAGTCCCCACCCGCCTTCTTCTTCCTAAAGGGAAACCAAAAGCATAATCCCCTGAGATGCAAATATAAGCTGGACATGTGGACAATGTTGAGATTTATAGCCGAAAATTCCAGCGAGGAGCTTTGCTACTACAATCGTCGTGGAAATCGAAGACTCCATGCTGATTTGTTAATCCATATAAgggattattttaatttaagcagGAATAAGACCCGTTATTAGTAGTGGGTATAACTCTAAAACTCTATAATATTTAAGGTTTATTTAACTGTGCATATAGACTTCAGTTTTTAATGACTATcgttaataataaaaaatcaataccgtcggtattcaattattttatattttggtaATATTTCGCGCCCTGGAAAAACTATCGATAGACGACGCAGTGATGATTATTCagataaacatttcaatttcggaAATGTTGAAATTGCAAAAGAAAACTGAAGATTCGAAATTGGCAGTGTTCTTGGACCACAGGAAACTGATAAACGAATCATATGGCGAATTTAAGATCAAGTCCGAACTGTTCCAGTTCCATCCCAAAAAGACTGGCCAAGGAAATGAGGAAGCCAAGACCAGGAAGCGCAAAAGGAAAGCCGGCGTAGAAGATCCGTCGTCCTTGGAGGATTTACACTTAGTGAATGGATATCTAGAACTTCTGAGCATGCCCCCTGAACTGGGGGACAGTCCACCGATAGAGAGGCACTGGGAGGATGACTACAACGTGCCGCAGTTGCATGGTGCCAACGAAAGTGGGCGAATGCAGCGGTTCCTGGGAGTTGATGGATCCCGTGACGTGTACTTGATTCCCAATCAATCCCGATTCTTCAACCACAATGTGGACAATCTGCCTGCACTGCTGCACCAACTTCTGCCCGCCTACGATCTCATCGTGCTGGATCCTCCGTGGCGGAATAAGTACATCCGCAGGATAAAGCGGGCCAAGCCGGAGCTGGGATACTCGATGCTGAGCAATGAGCAACTGTCGCACATACCGCTCTCGCAGCTCACGCACTCACGGTCACTGGTGGCCATCTGGTGCACCAATTCGGCGCTGCATCAGTTGGCCCTGGAGCAGCAGCTCTTGCCCAGCTGGAATCTCCGCTTGCTCCACAAGCTCCGATGGTACAAACTCTGCGCAGACCATGAACTGATTGCTCCTCCGCAGTCGGATCTCACCCAGAAGCAGCCATACGAGATGCTCTACGTGGCCTGTCGCTCCGATGCTTCTGAGAACTACGGAAAAGATATCCAGCAGACCGAGCTGCTCTTCAGCGTGCCCAGCATTGTGCATTCCCACAAACCACCACTGCTGTCTTGGCTGAGGGAGTACCTTCTGTTGGATGAGGACCAGAAGGAACCAAACTGCCTGGAACTGTTTGCCCGATATCTACATCCCCACTTCACTTCAATTGGCTTAGAAGTGCTCAAACTAATGGACGAAAGGCTATATGAAGTAGAACAATGCAACCAGGAGGAGGTAAACTAGCTACGCCtaattattgtatttaatttttacaagTACCTCATTAAATAAGGGATTTATAAGCATTTATGagttttaacaattttatttgtgtacTGTTAATGAgagcaaatgcatttgaatttgTGTGTAGGCGGCCGGCGGATGTGTTTCCTCCTTCCAGAGAAGCCAACAATGCCTGGCTGAAATCTAAATGTTAAACATTTGGGGTGGCGTGTGtgggattttgtttttttctttctttttagtGTTAAATTAAGTATTAAAGGATAGTAAGCATTATTAATACACGTGGTTGATCGCAGGCTACTACTCCTGACCCTGGGCCATGGCCGCCGGGTTGGTGGGCTCGTTGCCGCCGCGTTTCTTTGATCCAGAGACGATGTCGTCGAtgcgcagcagcaggatgGCCGTCTCCACGGCGGTCTTGTAAGTCTGAAGCTTGACGGCCAGCGGCTCCCAGATGTTCTTCACGTTCATGTCGACGATTTCGCCGGACTCGCCGTCGATGCCCCAGGCGCAGACGCCATCGCCGGTGTGGGAAGCGTGCTTGGCGCGGAGAGCGGTCAGGGCACGGATCGTGTTGGCGCCGCAATTCTGAGCCAGTGTGCGCGGTATGATCTCCAGGGCGTGGGCCACCGCCGTGTATGGTCCCTTAACCTGCTTGCGCGTGAGCAGCTGGGAGACAGCCATCTCAACGGCTCCGCCGCCAGCTACCAGGCGTGGCTCCAGCACCAAGTTGCGTGCCACGTGCAGGGCGTCCTGCAGGTTGCGCTCCGTTTCGTTCAGGATGTCCTTGCTGGCACCGCGCAGCAGGATGGTGCAGGCCTTGGGCTCCTTGCACTCCGTCACGAAAGTGAAGTACTCATCGCCGATCTTTTTGACTTCGAACAGTCCAGCTCCGGTGCCCACATCCTTCTCGGTCAGCTCCTCGGTGCGGTTCACGATGGTGGCACCGCAGGCGCGAGCGATGCGCAGATTGTCAGTCTTACGCAGCCGACGGATGGCCGTGATGCCAGCCTTCAGCAAATAGTGCTGGGCGAGATCGGAGACGCCCTTCTCAGTGAATACCAAATCCGGTTTCACGGCAATGATGTCGGCGCAGATGCGCTGCACAAACTCCTCCTCGATCTGCAGCATGCGGGTGAAGTCTTGCTCCCCGATGATCTCCACGTTGGTTTGGCTCTCGCCCTTCTTGTACTCCAGCGAGCAGTCAAGCAGCACGATGCGGGGATTCTCGATGAGGCGTCGCATCTTGGGATGCGTCACGTCCTTGTTGATCATCACGCCCTTAAGAACACACGACTCCTCGATGGCGCCACCGGGGATCTTCTCCACCTTGGCATAGCTGTGAAAGTAACAAAgttaataattattcaaaaatttagttaaagaaatttgcatttcaatttttatttgccaatcaTTCTTACCGTTTAATGTCTACCTCCAAACGGCCATTCTCATTCAGCGTCACCGTCTCGA
Protein-coding sequences here:
- the LOC6727787 gene encoding T-complex protein 1 subunit gamma, translating into MFGGQQPILVLSQNTKRESGRKVQLENIQAGKAIADVIRTCLGPQAMLKMLMDPMGGIVMTNDGNAILREITVQHPAAKSMIEIARTQDEEVGDGTTSVIVLAGEMLAAAEPFLQQQIHPTVIIRAYREALEDIVGHLQSQLSIQLDVKDKAKMADVVKACVGTKFIGKWSDLAVKIALDAVETVTLNENGRLEVDIKRYAKVEKIPGGAIEESCVLKGVMINKDVTHPKMRRLIENPRIVLLDCSLEYKKGESQTNVEIIGEQDFTRMLQIEEEFVQRICADIIAVKPDLVFTEKGVSDLAQHYLLKAGITAIRRLRKTDNLRIARACGATIVNRTEELTEKDVGTGAGLFEVKKIGDEYFTFVTECKEPKACTILLRGASKDILNETERNLQDALHVARNLVLEPRLVAGGGAVEMAVSQLLTRKQVKGPYTAVAHALEIIPRTLAQNCGANTIRALTALRAKHASHTGDGVCAWGIDGESGEIVDMNVKNIWEPLAVKLQTYKTAVETAILLLRIDDIVSGSKKRGGNEPTNPAAMAQGQE
- the LOC27206832 gene encoding N(6)-adenine-specific methyltransferase METTL4, translated to MIIQINISISEMLKLQKKTEDSKLAVFLDHRKLINESYGEFKIKSELFQFHPKKTGQGNEEAKTRKRKRKAGVEDPSSLEDLHLVNGYLELLSMPPELGDSPPIERHWEDDYNVPQLHGANESGRMQRFLGVDGSRDVYLIPNQSRFFNHNVDNLPALLHQLLPAYDLIVLDPPWRNKYIRRIKRAKPELGYSMLSNEQLSHIPLSQLTHSRSLVAIWCTNSALHQLALEQQLLPSWNLRLLHKLRWYKLCADHELIAPPQSDLTQKQPYEMLYVACRSDASENYGKDIQQTELLFSVPSIVHSHKPPLLSWLREYLLLDEDQKEPNCLELFARYLHPHFTSIGLEVLKLMDERLYEVEQCNQEEVN
- the LOC6727785 gene encoding modular serine protease isoform X1, which codes for MQLISFLSNPLFLCAFLLRFRTIFAACDSSQFECDNGSCISQYDVCNGEKNCPDGSDETALTCVSQRQHCTKPYFQCTYGACVIGTAGCNGVNECADGSDETRLRCGNEDDIRQHNRRLQGNCLENEFKCPSGNCLDKSNFLCDGKDDCEDGTGFDESVELCGHMECPAYSFKCGTGGCISGSLSCNGENDCYDGSDEAPLLCNTTKKVTTPVVNETPLELLGCPLPLGDERPILTGDGSRVLTGPITRGTVRFSCKQGYVLEGEESSYCAKKKWSTSTIPKCVKYCSTAGEFDGYSTKALCTHNGQQVDCRKPFHPPGTEVKFVCSTGFKTLSPLPEMRCMKGGYWNRGRQRCEQDCGQLATPIKSFSSGGYTINNTVVPWHVGLYVWHNEKDYHFQCGGSLLTPDLVITAAHCVYDEGTRLPYSYDTFRVIAAKFYRNYGETSPDEKRRDVRLIEIAPGYKGRTENYYQDLALLTLDEPFELSHVIRPICVTFASFAEKESVTDEVQGKFAGWNIENKHELQFVPAVSKSNSVCRQNLRDIQADKFCIFTQGKSLACQGDSGGGFTSELSTNAFSTWNNPRHFLFGVISNAPNADQCAHSLTVMTNIQHFEDMILNAMNRSVETRS
- the LOC6727786 gene encoding uncharacterized protein LOC6727786, with the translated sequence MSEYYCGYNPPPPNFKTFFPEKYKDRLQRLPNFGKLRSSWEIHRRPTVVVLHVFADDIGALEKWIDMVYRLAAPGLLGGEMDFFVDDVWQSFIFNEDDFSFSRSDEGCTVDSFPLIYAANSTGKVFFFGDFTGPKLPDLESLRDFCDQVIKGIAEEPTARDPTVENLSLDSWNELMYACDNDIALCFYNSLQNGAEVNRSLMANLDWLADKLKQESVLLYKMDINGASIPKKFLVESPPAFFFLKGNQKHNPLRCKYKLDMWTMLRFIAENSSEELCYYNRRGNRRLHADLLIHIRDYFNLSRNKTRY
- the LOC6727785 gene encoding modular serine protease isoform X3 yields the protein MQLISFLSNPLFLCAFLLRFRTIFAACDSSQFECDNGSCISQYDVCNGEKNCPDGSDETALTCVSQRQHCTKPYFQCTYGACVIGTAGCNGVNECADGSDETRLRCGNEDDIRQHNRRLQGNCLENEFKCPSGNCLDKSNFLCDGKDDCEDGTGFDESVELCGHMECPAYSFKCGTGGCISGSLSCNGENDCYDGSDEAPLLCNTTKKVTTPVVNETPLELLGCPLPLGDERPILTGDGSRVLTGPITRGTVRFSCKQGYVLEGEESSYCAKKKWSTSTIPKCNTAALPENSMATPRRPCAPTMDSKWTAANHSIRPAPK
- the LOC6727785 gene encoding modular serine protease isoform X2, translating into MQYCSTAGEFDGYSTKALCTHNGQQVDCRKPFHPPGTEVKFVCSTGFKTLSPLPEMRCMKGGYWNRGRQRCEQDCGQLATPIKSFSSGGYTINNTVVPWHVGLYVWHNEKDYHFQCGGSLLTPDLVITAAHCVYDEGTRLPYSYDTFRVIAAKFYRNYGETSPDEKRRDVRLIEIAPGYKGRTENYYQDLALLTLDEPFELSHVIRPICVTFASFAEKESVTDEVQGKFAGWNIENKHELQFVPAVSKSNSVCRQNLRDIQADKFCIFTQGKSLACQGDSGGGFTSELSTNAFSTWNNPRHFLFGVISNAPNADQCAHSLTVMTNIQHFEDMILNAMNRSVETRS